A region of the Peromyscus leucopus breed LL Stock chromosome X, UCI_PerLeu_2.1, whole genome shotgun sequence genome:
GAACTTGCATATAATCCCAGTATGCCACTTCTGGATATAATGCAAAGTATAAAAGTCAATCAATATACAGTAGTGATACCTGTAAAGCCTTGTATTGTCAcagctctattcacaataacaaTGCTAAAGAACTGTCtaaagctggatggtggtggcatacacctttaatcccagcactcgggaggcagaggcaggcagatctctgtgagttcgaggccaccctggtctacagagcgagatccaggacagccagggctacacagaaaaatcctgtcttgaaaaacaaaaacaaacaaacaaaaagaacctatctagatgcccatcaatggataaagaaatgtagtatatacacacaatgaagTTTTATTCCActataaagaacaatgaaattacgttgtttgcagaaaaatggatggaactagagatcaTCATGTTAAATACAATAAACTAGACTTTAAATGATACATATcccttgtgttttctctcatatataaaattgaaaaaatacaaataaagccatgaaagtagaaggggacCATCAGGAGAGGGGATAAGAAGGTAAGAGAGGGTGAATCTgctcaaatatatatatgaaaatgtgatAATTAAGGCACTAATTTATACAATAAATACTAATGAAATTCAAGAGTATACACAAGCATTCACACGGATAGAAAGGCATCAGTAAGGGAAAGTGGCTGCCACAGAAACTGCACTATGTGCAGTTGTGCTTTGTAGAGAATTCTCTATGATGTGGCTGCAATGGTTAGCATGGGCTCTGAAAAGGCAGAAATTACAGTTAATGAAAGAGGAGAAATGGGCTCTTTGAGACATAAAGACTGTGGCCTTCCTTTATACTGTTTCTCATCTTTTTATGCGACAGCTTCCTTAACTTGGCTGTTACATGTACTGTGGCTGGATTGAATCTCCTATGCATTTGATCAGATGAGAGACTACTTGCTAAATTAATGAATGAGACTATGTGTGATTTAGGACAAATATTTAATCAGTGTCAGGACAGATTCTAAAGAGAAGAGATTATGCTTCTTTTTATGGATATCAAATGAGgctttattaatattaaaacatgCATGTTTATGTTAAATACGTTCTAGTGGAAATCATATACATTTCCTCCAATATTTATAATTTGAGAGTATTTTAATAGAGAATGAGATCCTTGTCATGCCTGAGTAGCTTTAACAATCAACCTGTGCATTTTAAATCCCtagcaaaataaaacattccattttaaaagttcaaTAAACAACTACATTTTGTTTAGCCATTGCAGTCTCTGGTAATATTTGATACGATTCAGTAGCCTGGATCACAGATGAAATCAATAATTTGCTCTTATCAGGAAGGTGAATTTgtcaattcaaaataaaatggagaaatattACTCAAAACAGTCTTTATATTTGAAAACTGTCCAAAGCTGATGCTTCATTCTGTCCCAGGTGCTTACAGTGCTCAATAATGATAAAGTGTGCTGTGTCATGCCTACTGTCATGGCAGAtctattatcattttattataattgAGAATAGGCTGTTCCAAAGCCATTCCATAAAAACAACATGCAGCTAAGCAAAGGTAATGGAGGCCGACTCAAGAACAGCCCTTCATCCCGTGAATTCAATTTTTATGCTAAGCATGGcctgttcaaatattttttaataaaaaaaaatcaacattgaaTCAAATGCCTAGGGATTAATTTGCTTCTGATTTCttgaaaagaaatgtatattGCTCGTTCCAGGACATCTAATGGAAGTAATCAATTCAGGTTAAAAACCATTCCCACCTACGGTAACACAAAAGGGCTTACAAATACATCCTGTATCTGATTAAGAAAGCATACCAAAGACGTCTTTCTACTCGGCTGCTTTTTATTTATCGACAGCAATATTGTTAAATAACTGTTGCTTTCTGTCAATTAGCGTTTCAAAACAATGAGGAATGTTTAACATATAGGTCTTGATACCAGGCAAAtaattccctttcttcttttgccAGTTTGGTGTCTGATGGGGTTTCTTCAATTGCCAGAATTTCAAAAGATGGACAGTAGAATATGACCTTCTTCTTTACTCGTGATGTGTCTGCTTGTGCTCCCTACGTgcaattacaaataaaaacagagtgtTTCgtatttggcttttttcttttgtggtttattcaagacagggtttctctgtgtgttttggtgcctgtcctggatctcactctgtagaccaggctagcctggaactcatagagatccacctgcctctgcctcccaagtgctgggattaaaggcatgtgccaccaccacccggctcaatggtgcatgcttttaatctcagctttCAGGAaatagaggtaggtggatctctatgagttcgaagtcagcctggtttGTACAGATGTCCAGGTCAGTCAGGGATACagagtgaaacaaacaaacacatacataaataaataaaagaaaatggttgTTACCAGAAAATAACTTCACACTGCCCAGGTATGTATGCCAAAGGTGTTTCAGCCTTGAACTCGCATTTCTTTGTGCAAATAAAGTTACTTATAGGTGAAAAGACTGGATGGCCAAGCCAGGGCCCTAACAGGCTCCCCTAGCAGCTCTGGCAtggaccaggccttagttttggTTCACTAGAacgggctggagctgagcaagcagttctcaggaaaaccacaacTTAGGAGCAACAATCAACAggtgccccgcccccagccccttctgctggctcagcaggccCCCCAgccccttctgctggctcagcagatgtccccccagacttctgctagctaaagatagcttttccTACCCTCTTGTCAACAAACCCCTAGACACTAGACCCCTCCACCACTAACGGGGCCCTAACCATTACAGCCTCCCACCAATCAACTCCCAGACTactctttcctccaccaatcagcaccagattaatccctcctctctggaattcccctaactctgcttaaaaggagcgcctggcggtggtggcgcacacctttaatcccagcactcgggaggcagaggcaggcagatctctgtgagttcgagtccagcctggtctacaaagtgagttccaggaaaggcacaaaactacacagagaaaccctgtctcgaacccgcCCCCCCAAAAAGGAGCTTGAGAATCCCCCTTCGGGGTCGTTATTTGCCACCCCCATCATGTTGGAAATAAACGCTCCTGCTAAATTGCATACGTGACGTCagttggtctttcttgggggcttctctcAGATTCTAAAAATAGGCAGTTTGAAAACTGTCCAAAATAACGAAGGAGTTCACTGCTAGTTAAACGAACAGTTACCTTGGAGGAAGCCTTTTCTTCTCTAGCTGCCATATAGGCTTGTTTCATCTTTTGAACCTTCTTTTGTGCTTGCTTGGATCGACGGCCCAAATGTTTCGTTTTACCTTGCTCTCCCCAAGGCTGGTAAAAAGGGCGGACAATTGGAAAGGATGGATACCTAGGAGACATTTGTattagagacagaaaaaaaaaataaataaaagaacacaaaataaGATTGGAATGTGAAGTCCATGCTAAACTGTAAGGTATTGTCTAGCATACTGAGAGACTTCAGTATGTGGAGCAACACGGCTTGTCAGCTTTTAGGTTAAAGTCATCATTTCTGGGACTTTACATAGcactgttcttttctcttttctttcttttttccaagacagagcttctctgtgtaacagccatggctgtcctggaactcacactgtagatcaGGTTGTCCTCCagacagagatctgcttgcctctgcctccggagagctgagattaaaagcatgtgccactacggCCCGGCTGCATTTTCAGTTCttaaacatccaggcatggtaacacacactttctaggactgaggaggcagaggcaggaagagcatgagttcaaggcaagctggATTATATTAGTGAGCTCAAAGCCAACCAGAGCTGCTCAGCAAGACCATTTGGGGGCGGGGAGGCATAGCATTGTTCTTACCTGGAGCTTGTGGAGGTGTAAATGTGATGATGTTGACAACTACGATTACAAAAATGGCAAAAACCGGCTGTCATTCAAAATAAGCCTTCCTAGAAAACACTGTGGAGTGGCCAtgtggatgttttttttttttctttttttcttttctttttttagacagggtctcaatatgttgcccaggctggcctcaatcttacGGAGgcagccttctgaatgctgagactaaaggcatcaCCATACTcagcatgaatttttaaaatatcataactAATGCCGGAATTTATATTTCATAACAGTTGAAAAAGcaagcttcttttaaaaattaattttcaggtTAGCATACgaagtaatgggtttcatgatgaagcttatttttctgtgtatgcatttgtgtggtgtgtgtatgtgggcgtatgttcacatgtatgtgggcTCATGTGTGCAGGCGCTTGTGTATGTACGTGTTTGATTGTGTTGTGAAGACCCACAGCTGCTGTCAGGTGTCTTTGCCAATTGCTCTTGTATTTATTGAGGATAAGTAAGTCTCTTCTGGATATGGAGCTCACCATTTCTAGCTAGAGAGCttgtctgtgtcctgagtgctgagattagaagcGGCTATCACACCTGCCTGGAtttttacatgggctctggggatctgaactcggctCTTCATGCTTGCGCAGCAGCACTTTTTccgctgagccttctccccagcctagTGAAGCTATTTTATTTGACCAGTGTTGGGATCAGGCCAGCTGGTATCATGCCCTCATTCCCTTAGCTTTACTATCAAGGGCAGATCAGTTCAGTAGCCTCCTGCCAGCACTTGGATCATTCATCCTTAGAATCGTCCTTCAGAACAAGAGTCCATGTGTGGAGTAGGTTAAAAGAATCCAAGAATACTGCCCCTGCTGGCCAGCACTTAACCAATGGCCGTGGGGCATTAGTGTACCCAGTGGAATAACAGAGTTGCATGCTGTACAGTGACTCTAACATTCCCAGGAGGGATAAAGCTCCAGGTAGCTCCAGTGGTAAGTGGCTTGCTAACACACAGTCTGGGTTACTGCCCTACCCTCTCAGTAGTTTCTGGGAtcacctcccaaataaattgTTCCAACTCAATTCCTAGTCTTGGGGTTTGCTTCTGGGAGATCCTAGACTAGGACTTTATCCAAAGATGctcttatgaaaatatttttcttcttcagttgaTTTAAAAATTGGCTAGCTGTCTGACTCCTAAATGACTCATTCTTGGATAATCAGTAGCATGAATCCAAATAGCAGGGAGCACAAAGTTATATATGACAGTgaagaaaatgacatcatttaTTTGACCTTGGTGGTAATAGGGTTAAGTTCTATATTCAATGCTCATATGTATGAGTTAGAGAAAGTCTATTTCATGATGACAGACTGTACCTTGAACCAGGCTATCTGTCTGGAAAGTCACAGCCTTGACTATAAAATAAAGGAGTTGAATTATGTTTCTGGCTCAACACCTTTCGTCTGCAGTCCTGAGACTCCCCAGTGTGTTTGCTTGCCAGGGTCTTCTTTGTGGTCTAAAGGAATATTTCTTATTGCAAGCATATGTGTGAAAATATATTACCAACAAGTCCTCTTCAGCCTTatcaccatttctttttcttaagaaagccagattaatttataaataagatgGGCTGGGTGACTCTTAGTAATGGAAATTAAAAGCAATCCTAATTGGAATAATAACATTCTGTCCCTGTCATTTCAGACCCTAAACCATATATTTTGCTACAACATGGTTATCCAAACTACGAATTGGTTTGATTGTTATTGGTAAAGAGAAGAGAATAATACCACTGTAATTTATATACAATTGATCCTAGGCAACGGGagccagggaagagagagagagagagagagagagagagagagagagagagagagagagagagagagagagagagaacaattacAGCTTTCATCAGGAAGGACAAAGCCTTCAGCTCTGCGTGCATGGGCAATGGATGCTCTTTTGGctgtatttataaaaacaaaaaatattaacagTTGCACGCAGGCGCCTCTTCCCAGAGAGGCACACTCAGCCTCTGACTCACCCTACTGTGCCCCACCACTTCCTGACTTAGGACAGCTCCAGGATTGCACTGCCTCTTATCTTCTCTGGAAGGGAAGCCATTAGCCCGAGGCTTCTCTTCtagcaggagcatctctgtgtctgcctgctcCAATGAGTcaccagcactttttttttttttaaccactgtgcTGTTTTTTGCATTTGTCAGGGCAGCCTTTTGGCGTCCTGAGGTGCCTGCCTGGTGGTACAAGTCATCACCTCAGTACCAACTGACCTTTTTGCTAGTGTTCTGCTTACAAAGTTGCATACGTTTGGGTCAGTCTTCCCCAACTCAAGTCTCCCCGTGTGCCGATTATCTTTAGTGGACTGTGTATCAGAAAGGGAACATTTTCAGGAATGCTTTTAGTGTTGTAACCTCAAGAAAAATGGTCTTTTACCTAACTTTAGAAACAGTCTCTAGCTGGTGCTGACGCATCGCTTCTGTTTGTGGCTTCTGTGACaaatacttcatttctttttgtaaacGGTCTGAGATTACTCCAGACTCTGCATAATCAACTATGTCATACATCATCATTGTTTTGGGAATGCTTCTGAGGGTTAATCTTCGCCAGTGGTTATTCCTGCCACCAGATGATGCAGGAGTCTTATCCATAAGACTGAGGTActatatggggaaaaaaaaatgcagaatgcTCAGTTGTTGGTCCTCATCTCCAAACTCTACTGAATCTCTCTCCCATGACTTTCATTCCAACTAGATGTTTCTGTTATCTACATTCATCTTAACTCCCTTACTGGAAGGCAGGACCCATGCCGCGCAGCTTCAGTTCACACAGTACCACACTCACTAAACGTTTATCTAATGCATAAACACTGGCACACACTGTTTTAGAAATGACGAGTTAATCTCTGGTGCTCAGGGGAGAATTTCCTTATCTTTATTTGTAGGAAtcttgctttacttttttttccaatttaaaacattgcaatttaaaaacacaatttatgAGTTCAATTTAATATCATAAATGTGTGTTTGAGAGATAGGTATAGAGGATGGTGGGCTACAGTGCTAGGAATAGGCCTTTAGAGTCTGCTACATACTCTCAAACTTTCGTGTGCGCCCACTTTCACAggcacgtgaacacacacatgcacacaaacatgcacgtGTACCCATGTGACATCATGCAGAAGTGGCAGTTGCCaccattttgttttgtggtaCCAGTCTCTCGACAAGAAGTGGCTGATTCCAATTCTCACAATATAATTGCAAACCTTTGCATAAAGCACCAACTCTGCGGCTAGATCTTCAATTAGTGACAAACGTGCAATCATATTGCGTGACAAGTCAtgtcctgtctctaaaaatttGTCAGTGTTTGGTCACTGTGAATCCATTAATGAGTTCACATATAGACAGCAAATATGTAGTTCTGTGGCCTCTTTGTCTCTCAAGGATAAACCCACGCGACATTTTACAAAAATGGACCATCAAAAGAGGGAACTGGGGActgactggggagatggctcagcggttaagaacatacactgctcttgcaaaggacctgagttaggttcccagcactcatgtcagtGGGCTCAccaccccctgtaactccagcttcaggggctccaaagccctcttctggcctctttggacacctgcacatatatgcacacaatctTGCCCCAAacacatgattaaaataaaaagaaaaattttttttcaaagacagactTGGCCAGCAAAGAAACCGAATGTGGTATCCCTGGAAGTGAAACTGGAATCCGATGTACTATGAGTTGTAGAAGAAACAGGTGGCTGTAAGGAGCCGGCACCATTGAAGAACCTGCAAATGTTGAACAGTCAGAGGGATTTGGTGAAGGTGAACTTACCAACGTAAGCGGCTTTGACAAGAAGAACCAAGTGACCCTGGCAGAAAAAGCTTCACATGATGAGAAATCTAGTGTATTTTGCAACATATAATCAGTGGCTGATTCAAACTTAGGCATGTGACAACTGACAAAGCCACAGCAGAGACAGTGGTCCCCACTGTCACTTACGTGAGAACAAGAAGGCCAGCATCCTTCCAAGGGCTCTTTTGGGAGGGGATGGACTTGAGGGTGGAGCTCAGGGCTGTGTGCGTGCTAAGCTAGTGCTTGACCCCTCAGCCTTAAATCATTTTTGAAAGTTTGATACAGTCTTGCTAAGTTActtaggctggccttgcacttgtTCTGTACCTCAGGCGGGCTTTGATCTTGTGACCCTTCTGCACCAGCTTCCTAAACAtctaggattataggcctgagcCACAGGCTTCACATTATCCTTGATTATGCTTTCTCCCCCatggcttttctttgttttgactgTGGTAGGGATCGAACTCAAGGCACGGTGCCATCGAGCTACACCCCCCAATCCGTTACACTCACAGCTTTATTGAGATTCACAATTCATATACTTCACCCACTTAACGTGTCCAATTcattggttttagtgttttcacAGCTGATTAgtttttacaaagaaataaaacttgcacTCTCAATGTTTCTAAATGTATTAAATAATACTGTACTAAATGTTTTGagtctttcatttctgttataAGAGagcttttaatgtttgtttttatcttggtTTTGGgactggatcttgctttgtaacTCAGGGTTGctttggagctcactatgtagcccaggctggcctcaaatttgaaaTCCTCTTTGCCTcaactttctgagtgctgagtttACAGTCAAGCACCAGCACATCCTGCTGTTTTTAATGTGCCAACCAGTTTTctctattgatttttaaatttgctttgtatgaggctggagacatagcttaggggtagagtgcttgcctatcatgcaaGGGACCCTGGGTTCAAGCTCCTGTGCTGAAAACAAAATCAGACCCACACACATCGGAACGCAAACAGCAAGGAGCGGTGGCACAGGTCACTTGGAATGTGGTGAacggaagattaggagttcaaggtcatcctttggcTATATAGccaatttgaggtcagcctgggctacatgacatcttgtctcaaaacaatagaGAACGTGGGATGTGCTTTGTATAGTTTCAGCTTGTATCATCAGTTCCCTTAGTCCCACACTCCATGCAGTGAGAATGCCTGCAGACTTTATTTCCCAGGACTGCAGTAGTACAATCAGTAAATATCTCAGCCCTGTCAATGATCTACTCGGCCACTAATTCACTTTGGGACCTTGGGTGAGTTTTTGGACCTTgttaaagctttatttttctcatcCATAAAGAGGGTCACTGGATTTACAAACTTAGAGATGAAAGGAAATGACATGCCTGTAAAGATCTTTAAAAATGCCATTCACCCCACGAGTAATCTTATCTCTCTTTTCCAGTGTAAACATTTGGGGCTCTCTTTCTGTGACCCCAATCCTTGACATATTCACAACCTGTGAGTTTGTGACTCATGTCATTAGCAAAGAGAGGTGGCATCCTtagcttcttttattttctggtctAATTCCCTAGTCTCCTAGGTTAAGTctctaaaggaaagaaaacccagTCAAGAGTCTCTAAGGCTTTGCATAACTTCATATGTCAAAGTGAGGCACCCAAATGAAGAAGCTATGGTCacgtatattattattattattacgaTTACATTAGGAATCAGAATAGCGGTAATTTTTGTTTCGTCAATGCTTGTCTCTTTGGATTATTAGTAGAAAACTGGGAGGGAGTGTTACAAAagcatttattattgttattattattataatattattattattcaggtATGCTGCTTAAGTGCCCCAGTTCAGCATTGCTCTGTCCAGCTATGCAAATCAGAAATCCAAGAATCATGCCAGACATATTCCTTTAGTTTCTTTCCCTGTCTGTCCCCAAGGCCTactgcctctcctctctctcttgcatCTGTAGCCATACATCCTTAAACCGAGCAACCACCATTGCCCCTGGAATAGCGAGACCATTTGAATAGAACTTTGGCTGCTTTCTAATTCTTTCTGTATCCTGCAACCAGAGGTAGATCTTCACTCATTagcttaaaaaaattacattttgttcattgtgtgtgtgtatgtgtgtgtgtgtgcgcgcgcgtgtatgCTCGAGCTTGTGTATACtgtaccctcagaggtcagaagagggccctgGATCCTCTGAGGCTGGTGTTACTGCTGGTTGTGAACTgtgtgatgtggatgctgggaactgaactcaagttctctggaAGCGCACCAAGCACTCTTaatctttgagccatctctctagccctctaaaggctattttttttaaaaaaaaaatattttatgtgcattggtgtgagagtgtcagatcccctgggactggagttatagacagctgtgagctgccatgtgggtgctgggaattgaacctgggtcctctggaagagcagccagtgctcttaaccactgagccatctctctagcccccaaatggtaaattttatgttgtttgcattttaccacaatttaaaaaaaaaaaagagctatgggctgggcagtggcggcctatgcctttaatcccagcacttggaaggcaaaggcaggcacatctctgagtttgaggccagcctggtctatagaatgagttccaggatagccaggactgttatacagagaaaccccgtctcaaaaaacaaaaacaaacaaacaaaaaccccaacaaaacaaaacaaaacaaacaacaaactaaaAATTAGGATTCTTTCTTGTTGGAGGATAGGGCCAGGAAAgccttttttgtttgatttttcaccATCTACATCTAAATTCCTTACGTGCATATAATCTTGCACTGTGACAACATCCATAGGATCAGTTACTTTGAATTTCTGGAAAAAATGCTCATCTTCCATAACTTGTTGATAAAATAGCCTTTCTCCCATTATCTTGTAAGCATCAGCCACTGCCTATAAAGaaagtagattttaaaaataatatatttttagtcACTGGCACAGATGTTATCTATTTTCTGACAAATACAGCAAATAGTGTTCCTGTCTTTTGCAATCTTGCTATTAATAGAAAGGCTACATTTacagaaaggaaatgatataGCTGtttggggcggggaggggggggaaggagTTAAAACAAGgttgagctcactctgtagcccaggttggccaagCACTTACTAGTAAGGCTCTTGCCTCAGCTCCCTCAGTGCTGGGGCgacagatatgagccaccatgcccagctatatAGGgactggttttgagacagggtctcatgtaacccaggctggccttgaacttgctatgtagtaaAGGATGGGCTTAaacttctcaaatgctgggactatAGAGATGGacctccatgtctggcttttataGGGATTTTAAAACCACTTGAAATTTGTCCCCATAGACACTGAtgcacagttttaaaataaaaccacaggTGTAGGTGAGTCTACAGTCCTCAAGGGAATAtcgttttttttattttttattttattttattttttatttcttggttttttgagacagggtttctctgtgtaactttggagcctgtcctggaactcactctgtaccccaggctggcctcgaactcacagaaatccgcctgcctctgcctcccgagtgctgggattaaagacgtgcgccatcaccgcctggcgttttttattttttaaaaaggttttcatttggggctggagagatagttcagcaattaagagcatttgttactCTCCCagagcactcacatgacagctaacaaccATTTGTTACTTCAATGCCAGGGGACTGTGATGCCCTCTTcgggcctctgtgggcactgcacacatgtggtgtacagacttACATGCAAACAACACACCAGCACAacataaaaaattgtttttacgtcttaaaaagattttatttttatatttgattatatgtatatgcatgtgaatcTGTGCGTGTGAATCTGGGTTCAAgaacagtttgttttgttttcttctgtttgagacagggtttctctgtgtagccttagctgtcctggaacttgctcactCCCTAAGTAGactagctggcctcgaactcacagagatttgcctgcctctgcctcctgagtgctgggattaaaggtgtgtgccactatcgCTCCgctgaaaagaacattttttttttttttttttgtttttcgagacagggtttctctgtgtatgtagctttgagcctttcctggaactcacttggtagcccaggctggcctcgaactcacagagatccgcctgcctctgcctcccaa
Encoded here:
- the CXHXorf58 gene encoding putative uncharacterized protein CXorf58 homolog isoform X2 — encoded protein: MYVCSDYFFVGTMRKSSNTTDTRAPKSDSQLPEKSHTTQPARAAKKKARKVNREISATKIQKAWLIYVDKTLFKLLKHVICAAEYCVAHELLKKVSPKEAALVKDPSMKCKVRFRFGGEKFPPFIMYKIFFKNDGHGNKYFSGKDLLKPSSKAVADAYKIMGERLFYQQVMEDEHFFQKFKVTDPMDVVTVQDYMHYLSLMDKTPASSGGRNNHWRRLTLRSIPKTMMMYDIVDYAESGVISDRLQKEMKYLSQKPQTEAMRQHQLETVSKVRYPSFPIVRPFYQPWGEQGKTKHLGRRSKQAQKKVQKMKQAYMAAREEKASSKGAQADTSRVKKKVIFYCPSFEILAIEETPSDTKLAKEERELFAWYQDLYVKHSSLF